Proteins found in one Vulpes vulpes isolate BD-2025 chromosome 13, VulVul3, whole genome shotgun sequence genomic segment:
- the LRRC71 gene encoding leucine-rich repeat-containing protein 71 isoform X3, protein MSGEASAPGTSPRAPRPGTQKTSGAVTKKGDRGAKEKPATVLPPVGEEEPKNPDDQRLSGSCSLSSLESKYVFFRPTIQVELEPEDKSVKEIYIRGWKVEERILGIFSKCLPPLSQLQAINLWKVGLTDKTLTAFIALLPLCSSTIRKVSLEGNPLPEQSYHKLMALDSTISHLSLRNNNINDHGAQLLGQALSTLHSCNRTLVSLNLGFNHIGDAGASYIADGLRLNRALLWLSLAHNRIQDQGALKLAEVLRPFELTHTEVVERRRLLLEKGSQERSRSPSSSRHGDSKTEREKNPLMGVSSAPLAEKADKTQTTKTPKSQSKKKDKSGEVAKKEEKSGSGQSPTQGTPKKEDPSKASKGKVTIPEQKPSKGKGPKTGNKEKRSFLLESEQLVAEASEVVNPLLEPVEHRDGKVFMPGNKVLLHLNLMRNRITDVGLEGFLATVQHQAEFSKSKSATKGPVGLLCLSLAKNYFSPQCPTYTMIQELMLSRDPISKAKPREEDSMASST, encoded by the exons ATGTCGGGGGAGGCGAGTGCGCCGGGGACCTCCCCCAGGGCACCGCGTCCCGGGACCCAGAAGACGTCCGGCGCAGTGACCAAGAAGGGGGACCGCGGGGCCAAGGAGAAGCCGGCCACCGTCCTGCCGCCAGTGGGCGAGGAGGAGCCCAAGAACCCTG ACGATCAGCGCCTGTCGGGGTCTTGCAGCCTCAGCAGTCTGGAGAGCAAGTACGTGTTCTTCCGGCCCACCATCCAGGTGGAGCTGGAGCCCGAGGATAAGTCGGTGAAGGAAATCTACATCCGTG GTTGGAAGGTGGAGGAGCGGATCTTGGGTATCTTCTCTAAATGTCTGCCTCCGCTCAGCCAGCTCCAGGCCATCAA CTTGTGGAAGGTCGGGCTGACGGATAAGACCCTGACGGCTTTCATCgccctcctgcctctctgctcaTCCACCATCAG aaAGGTGTCTCTGGAAGGCAACCCGCTTCCTGAGCAGTCCTATCACAAGCTCATGGCGCTGGACAGCAC GATCTCGCACTTGTCCCTGCGGAACAACAACATCAATGACCACGGGGCGCAGCTGCTGGGCCAGGCTCTGTCCACACTGCACAGCTGCAACAGGACCCTGGTCTCGCTCAACCTGGGCTTCAACCACATCGGGGATGCAGGCGCCAGCTACATCGCAGAC ggCCTCCGGCTGAACCGCGCCCTGCTCTGGCTGTCCCTGGCACACAACCGCATCCAGGACCAGGGCGCCCTGAAGCTGGCTGAG gtcctGCGCCCCTTCGAGCTGACACACACCGAGGTGGTGGAGCGCCGCCGCCTCCTGCTGGAAAAGGGGTCGCAGGAGCGTTCACGATCG CCTTCTTCCTCCCGACATGGGGATTCCAAAACAGAGCGGGAGAAGAACCCCCTGATGGGGGTCAGCAGTGCTCCGTTGGCAGAAAAGGCAGACAAGACCCAAACGACAAAGACCCCGAAAAGCCAGAGCAAGAAAAAAGATAAGTCAGGG GAAGTGGCGAAGAAGGAGGAGAAGTCAGGGTCTGGGCAGTCACCCACACAGGGAACCCCTAAGAAAGAAGACCCTAGCAAGGCCAGCAAGGGCA AGGTCACCATCCCCGAGCAGAAGCCCAGCAAAGGAAAGGGACCCAAGACTGGGAACAAAGAGAAGCGCAGCTTCCTGCTGGAGTCCGAG CAGCTGGTGGCTGAAGCATCGGAGGTGGTGAACCCTCTCCTGGAACCCGTGGAGCACCGAGACGGGAAGGTGTTCATGCCCGGGAACAAGGTCCTTCTGCACCTCAACCTCATGC GAAACCGCATCACAGATGTGGGGCTGGAGGGCTTCTTGGCCACCGTGCAGCACCAGGCTGAGTTCTCCAAGTCCAAGAGCGCAACCAAGGGCCCTGTGGGGCTGCTCTGCCTATCCCTGGCG aaAAACTACTTCTCCCCACAATGTCCCACGTACACCATGATCCAGGAGCTGATGCTGTCAAGGGATCCCATCAGTAAGGCCAAGCCCAGAGAGGAGGACAGCATGGCTTCCTCCACctag
- the LRRC71 gene encoding leucine-rich repeat-containing protein 71 isoform X1: MSGEASAPGTSPRAPRPGTQKTSGAVTKKGDRGAKEKPATVLPPVGEEEPKNPEEYQCTGVLETDFAELCTRSGYADFPKVVPRPRPHPAFVPSASMSEKPALDDQRLSGSCSLSSLESKYVFFRPTIQVELEPEDKSVKEIYIRGWKVEERILGIFSKCLPPLSQLQAINLWKVGLTDKTLTAFIALLPLCSSTIRKVSLEGNPLPEQSYHKLMALDSTISHLSLRNNNINDHGAQLLGQALSTLHSCNRTLVSLNLGFNHIGDAGASYIADGLRLNRALLWLSLAHNRIQDQGALKLAEVLRPFELTHTEVVERRRLLLEKGSQERSRSPSSSRHGDSKTEREKNPLMGVSSAPLAEKADKTQTTKTPKSQSKKKDKSGEVAKKEEKSGSGQSPTQGTPKKEDPSKASKGKVTIPEQKPSKGKGPKTGNKEKRSFLLESEQLVAEASEVVNPLLEPVEHRDGKVFMPGNKVLLHLNLMRNRITDVGLEGFLATVQHQAEFSKSKSATKGPVGLLCLSLAKNYFSPQCPTYTMIQELMLSRDPISKAKPREEDSMASST; encoded by the exons ATGTCGGGGGAGGCGAGTGCGCCGGGGACCTCCCCCAGGGCACCGCGTCCCGGGACCCAGAAGACGTCCGGCGCAGTGACCAAGAAGGGGGACCGCGGGGCCAAGGAGAAGCCGGCCACCGTCCTGCCGCCAGTGGGCGAGGAGGAGCCCAAGAACCCTG AGGAATACCAGTGCACCGGGGTCCTCGAGACGGATTTCGCAGAGCTCTGCACGCGCTCGGGCTACGCGGACTTCCCCAAAGTTGTCCCCCGGCCTCGTCCGCACCCGGCCTTCGTCCCCTCGGCCTCGATGTCGGAAAAGCCGGCCCTGG ACGATCAGCGCCTGTCGGGGTCTTGCAGCCTCAGCAGTCTGGAGAGCAAGTACGTGTTCTTCCGGCCCACCATCCAGGTGGAGCTGGAGCCCGAGGATAAGTCGGTGAAGGAAATCTACATCCGTG GTTGGAAGGTGGAGGAGCGGATCTTGGGTATCTTCTCTAAATGTCTGCCTCCGCTCAGCCAGCTCCAGGCCATCAA CTTGTGGAAGGTCGGGCTGACGGATAAGACCCTGACGGCTTTCATCgccctcctgcctctctgctcaTCCACCATCAG aaAGGTGTCTCTGGAAGGCAACCCGCTTCCTGAGCAGTCCTATCACAAGCTCATGGCGCTGGACAGCAC GATCTCGCACTTGTCCCTGCGGAACAACAACATCAATGACCACGGGGCGCAGCTGCTGGGCCAGGCTCTGTCCACACTGCACAGCTGCAACAGGACCCTGGTCTCGCTCAACCTGGGCTTCAACCACATCGGGGATGCAGGCGCCAGCTACATCGCAGAC ggCCTCCGGCTGAACCGCGCCCTGCTCTGGCTGTCCCTGGCACACAACCGCATCCAGGACCAGGGCGCCCTGAAGCTGGCTGAG gtcctGCGCCCCTTCGAGCTGACACACACCGAGGTGGTGGAGCGCCGCCGCCTCCTGCTGGAAAAGGGGTCGCAGGAGCGTTCACGATCG CCTTCTTCCTCCCGACATGGGGATTCCAAAACAGAGCGGGAGAAGAACCCCCTGATGGGGGTCAGCAGTGCTCCGTTGGCAGAAAAGGCAGACAAGACCCAAACGACAAAGACCCCGAAAAGCCAGAGCAAGAAAAAAGATAAGTCAGGG GAAGTGGCGAAGAAGGAGGAGAAGTCAGGGTCTGGGCAGTCACCCACACAGGGAACCCCTAAGAAAGAAGACCCTAGCAAGGCCAGCAAGGGCA AGGTCACCATCCCCGAGCAGAAGCCCAGCAAAGGAAAGGGACCCAAGACTGGGAACAAAGAGAAGCGCAGCTTCCTGCTGGAGTCCGAG CAGCTGGTGGCTGAAGCATCGGAGGTGGTGAACCCTCTCCTGGAACCCGTGGAGCACCGAGACGGGAAGGTGTTCATGCCCGGGAACAAGGTCCTTCTGCACCTCAACCTCATGC GAAACCGCATCACAGATGTGGGGCTGGAGGGCTTCTTGGCCACCGTGCAGCACCAGGCTGAGTTCTCCAAGTCCAAGAGCGCAACCAAGGGCCCTGTGGGGCTGCTCTGCCTATCCCTGGCG aaAAACTACTTCTCCCCACAATGTCCCACGTACACCATGATCCAGGAGCTGATGCTGTCAAGGGATCCCATCAGTAAGGCCAAGCCCAGAGAGGAGGACAGCATGGCTTCCTCCACctag
- the LRRC71 gene encoding leucine-rich repeat-containing protein 71 isoform X2, translating into MSGEASAPGTSPRAPRPGTQKTSGAVTKKGDRGAKEKPATVLPPVGEEEPKNPEEYQCTGVLETDFAELCTRSGYADFPKVVPRPRPHPAFVPSASMSEKPALDDQRLSGSCSLSSLESKYVFFRPTIQVELEPEDKSVKEIYIRGWKVEERILGIFSKCLPPLSQLQAINLWKVGLTDKTLTAFIALLPLCSSTIRKVSLEGNPLPEQSYHKLMALDSTISHLSLRNNNINDHGAQLLGQALSTLHSCNRTLVSLNLGFNHIGDAGASYIADGLRLNRALLWLSLAHNRIQDQGALKLAEVLRPFELTHTEVVERRRLLLEKGSQERSRSPSSSRHGDSKTEREKNPLMGVSSAPLAEKADKTQTTKTPKSQSKKKDKSGEVAKKEEKSGSGQSPTQGTPKKEDPSKASKGKVTIPEQKPSKGKGPKTGNKEKRSFLLESELVAEASEVVNPLLEPVEHRDGKVFMPGNKVLLHLNLMRNRITDVGLEGFLATVQHQAEFSKSKSATKGPVGLLCLSLAKNYFSPQCPTYTMIQELMLSRDPISKAKPREEDSMASST; encoded by the exons ATGTCGGGGGAGGCGAGTGCGCCGGGGACCTCCCCCAGGGCACCGCGTCCCGGGACCCAGAAGACGTCCGGCGCAGTGACCAAGAAGGGGGACCGCGGGGCCAAGGAGAAGCCGGCCACCGTCCTGCCGCCAGTGGGCGAGGAGGAGCCCAAGAACCCTG AGGAATACCAGTGCACCGGGGTCCTCGAGACGGATTTCGCAGAGCTCTGCACGCGCTCGGGCTACGCGGACTTCCCCAAAGTTGTCCCCCGGCCTCGTCCGCACCCGGCCTTCGTCCCCTCGGCCTCGATGTCGGAAAAGCCGGCCCTGG ACGATCAGCGCCTGTCGGGGTCTTGCAGCCTCAGCAGTCTGGAGAGCAAGTACGTGTTCTTCCGGCCCACCATCCAGGTGGAGCTGGAGCCCGAGGATAAGTCGGTGAAGGAAATCTACATCCGTG GTTGGAAGGTGGAGGAGCGGATCTTGGGTATCTTCTCTAAATGTCTGCCTCCGCTCAGCCAGCTCCAGGCCATCAA CTTGTGGAAGGTCGGGCTGACGGATAAGACCCTGACGGCTTTCATCgccctcctgcctctctgctcaTCCACCATCAG aaAGGTGTCTCTGGAAGGCAACCCGCTTCCTGAGCAGTCCTATCACAAGCTCATGGCGCTGGACAGCAC GATCTCGCACTTGTCCCTGCGGAACAACAACATCAATGACCACGGGGCGCAGCTGCTGGGCCAGGCTCTGTCCACACTGCACAGCTGCAACAGGACCCTGGTCTCGCTCAACCTGGGCTTCAACCACATCGGGGATGCAGGCGCCAGCTACATCGCAGAC ggCCTCCGGCTGAACCGCGCCCTGCTCTGGCTGTCCCTGGCACACAACCGCATCCAGGACCAGGGCGCCCTGAAGCTGGCTGAG gtcctGCGCCCCTTCGAGCTGACACACACCGAGGTGGTGGAGCGCCGCCGCCTCCTGCTGGAAAAGGGGTCGCAGGAGCGTTCACGATCG CCTTCTTCCTCCCGACATGGGGATTCCAAAACAGAGCGGGAGAAGAACCCCCTGATGGGGGTCAGCAGTGCTCCGTTGGCAGAAAAGGCAGACAAGACCCAAACGACAAAGACCCCGAAAAGCCAGAGCAAGAAAAAAGATAAGTCAGGG GAAGTGGCGAAGAAGGAGGAGAAGTCAGGGTCTGGGCAGTCACCCACACAGGGAACCCCTAAGAAAGAAGACCCTAGCAAGGCCAGCAAGGGCA AGGTCACCATCCCCGAGCAGAAGCCCAGCAAAGGAAAGGGACCCAAGACTGGGAACAAAGAGAAGCGCAGCTTCCTGCTGGAGTCCGAG CTGGTGGCTGAAGCATCGGAGGTGGTGAACCCTCTCCTGGAACCCGTGGAGCACCGAGACGGGAAGGTGTTCATGCCCGGGAACAAGGTCCTTCTGCACCTCAACCTCATGC GAAACCGCATCACAGATGTGGGGCTGGAGGGCTTCTTGGCCACCGTGCAGCACCAGGCTGAGTTCTCCAAGTCCAAGAGCGCAACCAAGGGCCCTGTGGGGCTGCTCTGCCTATCCCTGGCG aaAAACTACTTCTCCCCACAATGTCCCACGTACACCATGATCCAGGAGCTGATGCTGTCAAGGGATCCCATCAGTAAGGCCAAGCCCAGAGAGGAGGACAGCATGGCTTCCTCCACctag